The Urbifossiella limnaea genome has a window encoding:
- a CDS encoding reprolysin-like metallopeptidase, producing MAKADDPKKKAKPTAPAAATAKPPANAKPKAPAAAKGPPAGPAFRPQVASAVAAAPPGVVVCSTEQRTDPNLPIVVGGEAPEVRLWVAGTVLRWRCRKASFVFFSEPKKAMDGVKKLVTKAMGAWGAAAPVKLAYDEDDWDFEVVMNPADNRVGGGYTLARAFFPGGAQRMLMLYPRLFSLPETGVVATLCHELGHVFGLRHFFAVEQEGGTAVPFGEHRPKTIMNYGPNSTLTAADKADLARLYKEARAGTLTKLGRWPVKLVKPSTAGG from the coding sequence ATGGCCAAGGCCGACGACCCGAAGAAGAAGGCGAAGCCGACGGCACCAGCGGCGGCGACGGCGAAGCCGCCGGCGAACGCGAAGCCGAAGGCACCGGCGGCGGCGAAGGGACCGCCGGCCGGGCCGGCGTTCCGCCCGCAGGTCGCGTCGGCGGTCGCGGCGGCCCCGCCCGGGGTCGTGGTGTGCTCGACCGAGCAGCGGACCGACCCCAACCTCCCCATCGTGGTCGGCGGCGAGGCGCCCGAGGTCCGGCTGTGGGTGGCGGGCACGGTGCTGCGGTGGCGGTGCCGCAAGGCCTCGTTCGTCTTCTTCTCCGAGCCCAAGAAGGCGATGGACGGGGTGAAGAAGCTGGTGACGAAGGCGATGGGGGCGTGGGGCGCGGCCGCCCCGGTGAAGCTGGCCTACGACGAGGACGACTGGGACTTCGAGGTGGTGATGAACCCGGCCGACAACCGCGTCGGCGGCGGGTACACGCTGGCGCGGGCCTTCTTCCCGGGCGGCGCCCAGCGGATGCTGATGCTGTACCCGCGGCTGTTCTCGCTGCCGGAGACGGGGGTGGTGGCGACCCTCTGCCACGAACTCGGCCACGTGTTCGGGCTGCGGCACTTCTTCGCCGTGGAGCAGGAGGGCGGCACGGCGGTGCCGTTCGGCGAGCACCGGCCCAAGACGATCATGAACTACGGCCCGAACAGCACGCTCACGGCGGCGGACAAGGCGGACCTGGCGCGGCTGTACAAGGAGGCGCGGGCCGGCACGCTCACGAAGCTCGGCCGGTGGCCGGTGAAGCTGGTGAAGCCGTCCACGGCCGGCGGCTGA
- the ruvA gene encoding Holliday junction branch migration protein RuvA, with amino-acid sequence MMTKMTGLLVRVLDDEARVEVGPFEYQVLVPEAVRRVIQMRTGTEITFHVTEYLEGNSGGNRFVPRRIGFLTETELDFFDLFCTVEKIGAKKALKAMARPVKEIADAIARQDARWLSTLPGIGATTAEQIVTTLKRKITPFVMAAAPADAPPPDAVVEKAGGRRKPAAAPAPAAAAFDGQAVDDTYQALMGVGYTPVEARARLDDLLKSGQRFTTVQEALALIFANKG; translated from the coding sequence ATGATGACGAAGATGACCGGCCTGTTGGTGCGGGTGCTGGACGACGAGGCCCGGGTGGAGGTCGGCCCGTTCGAGTACCAGGTGCTCGTGCCGGAGGCGGTGCGCCGCGTCATTCAGATGCGGACCGGGACCGAAATCACCTTCCACGTCACCGAGTACCTGGAGGGGAACAGCGGCGGCAACCGGTTCGTGCCGCGGCGGATCGGCTTCCTGACCGAGACGGAACTCGACTTCTTCGACCTGTTCTGCACGGTCGAGAAGATCGGCGCGAAGAAGGCGCTGAAGGCGATGGCCCGGCCGGTGAAGGAGATCGCCGACGCCATCGCCCGCCAGGACGCGCGGTGGCTCAGCACGCTGCCCGGCATCGGCGCCACGACCGCCGAGCAGATCGTGACGACGCTGAAGCGGAAGATCACGCCGTTCGTGATGGCCGCGGCCCCGGCCGACGCCCCGCCGCCGGACGCGGTGGTCGAGAAGGCGGGCGGCCGGCGCAAGCCGGCCGCGGCGCCGGCCCCCGCGGCGGCGGCGTTCGACGGGCAGGCGGTGGACGACACGTACCAGGCGCTGATGGGCGTGGGCTACACGCCGGTGGAGGCGCGGGCCCGGCTCGACGATCTGTTGAAGAGCGGCCAGCGGTTCACGACGGTGCAGGAGGCGCTGGCCCTGATCTTCGCCAACAAGGGGTGA
- a CDS encoding ABC transporter permease translates to MNLVQALRFALGGLWRQKVRTTLTLVGVLVGTAALVFSLALGLGLRAFIDREFREREGFWRVTVRIAEATPDPDQVPAEKVAVSAAVSPERRARLREALARRYLRDEARTPPRPLDAAAIAALGAIPDVTEVRVVRSSGGRAWLADRSAPALVVAGKLDALTPRLIAGDLPADPAGVVLSELTLYDLGVRDDADLAAAVGRPVQVDVGGTTAAPPFALARALAGWLPADDLTRPQALALGRLALLLPKSIDKLDLSPADRTALADLLNRKPDPERARRADSGKVASGQFRLAGVVKLVGEGERKKADPLAGWELAEADAYLTKAAGDALFDQLPWVRGSGVGSVELRIRPGGDMPAVVAAAEGMGFGTYSALRWYSAARREVAMIAGGLNLFALIGLLVAGVGITNTLVTSVVERTREIGILKAVGATRGQVTGLFLAEGGAIGLAGGLLGVATAVLMSFPADGYIRGLIQGQMGNETMKTTTIFEFPWWLLLSGVVFAVLVTTLAALYPARRAAGIDPILALKYE, encoded by the coding sequence ATGAACCTCGTCCAAGCCCTCCGTTTCGCCCTCGGCGGCCTGTGGCGGCAGAAGGTCCGCACCACGCTCACCCTCGTCGGCGTCCTCGTCGGCACCGCGGCCCTCGTCTTCAGCCTCGCCCTGGGCCTGGGGCTGCGGGCGTTCATCGACCGCGAGTTCCGCGAGCGCGAGGGCTTCTGGCGCGTCACCGTCCGCATCGCCGAAGCCACCCCGGACCCCGACCAGGTGCCGGCCGAGAAGGTCGCCGTGTCCGCGGCCGTCAGCCCCGAGCGGCGCGCCCGGCTCCGCGAGGCGCTCGCCCGCCGCTACCTCCGCGACGAGGCCCGCACCCCGCCCAGGCCCCTCGACGCGGCCGCCATCGCCGCCCTGGGGGCCATTCCCGACGTGACCGAGGTCCGCGTCGTCCGCAGCTCCGGCGGCCGCGCCTGGCTGGCCGACCGCTCCGCGCCCGCGCTCGTCGTCGCCGGCAAGCTCGACGCCCTCACCCCGCGCCTGATCGCGGGCGACCTCCCGGCCGATCCGGCCGGCGTCGTCCTGAGCGAACTCACGCTCTACGACCTGGGCGTGCGGGACGACGCCGACCTCGCCGCCGCCGTCGGCCGGCCCGTGCAGGTGGACGTGGGCGGCACCACCGCCGCGCCGCCGTTCGCCCTGGCCCGCGCGCTCGCCGGCTGGCTCCCCGCCGACGACCTGACCCGACCCCAGGCGCTCGCCCTCGGCCGGCTCGCGCTCCTGCTGCCGAAGTCCATTGACAAGCTCGACCTGAGCCCCGCCGACCGCACCGCCCTCGCCGACCTGCTGAACCGCAAGCCCGACCCGGAGCGCGCCAGGCGAGCCGACTCCGGCAAGGTCGCCAGCGGGCAGTTCCGGCTGGCCGGCGTCGTGAAGCTGGTCGGCGAAGGCGAGCGGAAGAAGGCTGACCCCCTCGCCGGCTGGGAGCTCGCCGAGGCCGACGCCTACCTCACCAAGGCCGCCGGCGACGCCCTGTTCGACCAGTTGCCGTGGGTCCGCGGCAGCGGCGTCGGCTCGGTCGAGCTCCGCATCCGGCCCGGCGGCGACATGCCGGCCGTCGTCGCGGCCGCGGAAGGCATGGGCTTCGGCACCTACTCGGCGCTCCGCTGGTACAGCGCCGCCCGGCGCGAGGTGGCCATGATCGCCGGCGGCCTCAACCTGTTCGCCCTCATCGGCCTGCTCGTGGCCGGCGTCGGCATCACCAACACGCTCGTCACCAGCGTCGTCGAGCGCACCCGCGAGATCGGCATCCTGAAGGCCGTGGGCGCGACGCGCGGGCAGGTCACCGGCCTGTTCCTGGCCGAGGGCGGCGCCATCGGCCTGGCCGGCGGGCTGCTCGGCGTGGCGACCGCCGTCCTGATGTCGTTCCCCGCCGACGGCTACATCCGCGGCCTCATCCAGGGGCAGATGGGGAACGAAACCATGAAGACGACCACCATCTTCGAGTTCCCGTGGTGGCTGCTCCTGAGCGGCGTCGTGTTCGCCGTGCTGGTCACGACCCTGGCCGCCCTCTACCCCGCGCGCCGGGCCGCCGGCATCGACCCGATCCTGGCGCTGAAGTACGAGTGA
- a CDS encoding TIGR03067 domain-containing protein yields MTRFTPAVAFALATLAVASAQPADELKGAAGKWTVTKAALGGKDVTKAFKGVELVLAPDGAYTLSLSGETDKGTVKVDAAKTPKQMDIIGNDGPNAGKTFKTIYKLAGDTMTVCYELGDGPRPTAFESKAGTKVFLAEYKRAK; encoded by the coding sequence ATGACCCGCTTCACCCCCGCCGTCGCGTTCGCCCTCGCCACGCTCGCCGTCGCATCCGCCCAGCCGGCCGACGAGCTGAAGGGCGCCGCCGGCAAGTGGACCGTCACCAAGGCCGCGCTCGGCGGCAAGGACGTGACCAAGGCGTTCAAGGGCGTCGAACTCGTGCTCGCCCCGGACGGCGCGTACACGCTCTCGCTCAGCGGCGAGACCGACAAGGGCACGGTGAAGGTGGACGCGGCCAAGACGCCGAAGCAGATGGACATCATCGGGAACGACGGGCCGAACGCCGGCAAGACGTTCAAGACGATCTACAAGCTCGCCGGCGACACCATGACCGTGTGCTACGAGCTGGGCGACGGCCCCCGGCCGACGGCGTTCGAGTCGAAGGCCGGCACCAAGGTGTTCCTCGCCGAGTACAAGCGGGCGAAGTAG
- a CDS encoding DUF1559 domain-containing protein — protein MPRPPVRRAFTLIELLVVIAIIAILIGLLLPAVQKVREAAARIKCSNNIKQIALAVHSYHDQNNTFPPAVMIVNANKNAGQNDNLSAYRTPGFGPNWAVFILPQMEQGALYNQYATAVTAFTATSGTDQSWRGLRGTTIPTYLCPSDTGVNTPFALNGGGWARGNYAANAGGGWICASVNGIASDGIRGGLITINGGIKMTDITDGLSNTVCIDEVRTGLNDKDRRGVWAMGVGGSSLVGALGYGDCYAPNDRSEYSDDIENCNDTRQAAGVGNSGLAQQAMGCSNDNLANNWPNWQATARSRHTGGVNVAMGDGSVRFVRDAVDYLAWHWSHGRNDSQVVRLD, from the coding sequence GTGCCTCGTCCCCCCGTCCGGCGTGCGTTCACGCTCATTGAACTGCTCGTGGTCATCGCCATCATCGCCATCCTGATCGGCCTGCTGCTCCCGGCCGTGCAGAAGGTGCGCGAGGCCGCGGCCCGCATCAAGTGCAGCAACAACATCAAGCAGATCGCCCTGGCCGTGCACAGCTACCACGACCAGAACAACACGTTCCCGCCGGCGGTCATGATCGTCAACGCGAACAAGAACGCCGGGCAGAACGACAACCTGAGCGCCTACCGCACGCCGGGGTTCGGGCCGAACTGGGCCGTCTTCATCCTGCCGCAGATGGAGCAGGGCGCGCTGTACAACCAGTACGCCACCGCCGTCACCGCCTTCACCGCCACCAGCGGCACCGACCAGAGCTGGCGGGGCCTCCGCGGCACCACCATCCCGACGTACCTGTGCCCGAGCGACACGGGCGTGAACACGCCGTTCGCGCTCAACGGCGGCGGGTGGGCGCGCGGCAACTACGCGGCCAACGCCGGCGGCGGGTGGATCTGCGCCAGCGTCAACGGGATCGCCTCCGACGGCATCCGCGGCGGGCTCATCACCATCAACGGCGGCATCAAGATGACCGACATCACCGACGGCCTGTCGAACACGGTGTGCATCGACGAGGTGCGGACCGGGCTCAACGACAAGGACCGCCGCGGGGTGTGGGCGATGGGCGTGGGCGGGTCGAGCCTGGTCGGGGCGCTCGGGTACGGCGACTGCTACGCCCCGAACGACCGGAGCGAGTACTCCGACGACATCGAGAACTGCAACGACACCCGGCAGGCGGCGGGCGTCGGCAACTCGGGGCTGGCACAGCAGGCGATGGGCTGCTCGAACGACAACCTGGCGAACAACTGGCCGAACTGGCAGGCCACGGCCCGCAGCCGGCACACCGGCGGGGTGAACGTGGCGATGGGCGACGGCAGCGTCCGGTTCGTCCGCGACGCGGTGGACTACCTCGCCTGGCACTGGTCGCACGGCCGCAACGACTCGCAGGTCGTGCGCCTGGACTGA
- the ruvB gene encoding Holliday junction branch migration DNA helicase RuvB, which yields MARERVIGPAPAGDDGPSKVDAALRPKFLREVVGQRKVAERLEIAVAASKKLKEPLGHIIFDGPPGLGKTTFATVLPNELGTSIQLTSGPALSKPADMLPFLTNLEEGSILFIDEIHRMPRVVEEFIYPAMEDFRIDIVLGEGMSARTISMQLKRFTLIGATTRSGMLSGPMRDRFKMHEHLEFYSVEELATIVRINAAKLNTPITDGAAHELARRSRGTPRVANARLHWARNYSAALHDGAITEAVAHAALDKAEVDADGLDKNDRRYLETLIDVFGGGPTGVEALAATMNLAADTLSDEIEPYLLREQYIVRSPRGRVVTPRAFAVLGRQSPPKPRPDGPGLFD from the coding sequence ATGGCCCGCGAGCGCGTGATCGGCCCCGCCCCCGCCGGCGACGACGGCCCCTCGAAGGTGGACGCCGCCCTCCGCCCCAAGTTCCTCCGCGAGGTCGTCGGCCAGCGGAAGGTCGCCGAGCGCCTCGAGATCGCCGTCGCCGCGTCGAAGAAGCTGAAGGAGCCGCTCGGGCACATCATCTTCGACGGCCCGCCCGGCCTCGGCAAAACCACGTTCGCCACCGTGCTCCCCAACGAGCTCGGCACGTCCATCCAGCTCACCAGCGGCCCCGCCCTGTCGAAGCCCGCCGACATGCTGCCGTTCCTCACCAACCTGGAGGAAGGCAGCATCCTGTTCATCGACGAGATTCACCGCATGCCGCGCGTCGTCGAGGAGTTCATCTACCCGGCGATGGAAGACTTCCGCATCGACATCGTGCTCGGCGAAGGCATGAGCGCCCGCACCATCTCGATGCAGCTGAAGCGGTTCACGCTGATCGGCGCGACCACCCGCAGCGGCATGCTCAGCGGCCCGATGCGCGACCGGTTCAAGATGCACGAGCACCTCGAGTTCTACTCCGTCGAGGAGCTGGCCACGATCGTCCGCATCAACGCGGCGAAGCTGAACACGCCGATCACCGACGGCGCCGCGCACGAACTCGCCCGCCGCAGCCGGGGCACGCCGCGGGTGGCGAACGCCCGGCTCCACTGGGCGCGGAACTACTCGGCGGCGCTGCACGACGGGGCCATCACCGAGGCGGTGGCGCACGCGGCGCTGGACAAGGCCGAGGTGGACGCCGACGGCCTCGACAAGAACGACCGCCGCTACCTGGAGACGCTCATCGACGTGTTCGGCGGCGGCCCGACCGGCGTGGAGGCGCTGGCGGCGACGATGAACCTGGCGGCGGACACGTTGTCGGACGAGATCGAGCCGTACCTGCTGCGGGAGCAGTACATCGTGCGGTCGCCGCGCGGCCGGGTGGTGACGCCGCGGGCGTTCGCGGTGCTCGGCCGGCAGAGCCCGCCGAAGCCGCGGCCCGACGGCCCGGGGCTGTTCGACTGA
- a CDS encoding matrixin family metalloprotease codes for MAKADKKGDDKPAERPAAFKPRGDKKPTKRQEASIHVIDKAKGIVCATERRGHPTPQGRSPLDLVLDAPGGSIPLWGPDTTLRWRFRDESFDYFADPEKAMEAVRKLCSKALRKWGAALPVTFTYDEGLWDFEIVMSGSNNCNAMGCTLASAFFPGSGQNKLMLYPRLFDEGQDEIVETLCHEFGHTFGLRHFFALTSEQAWPAKIFGRHEEESIMNYGVNSTLTDADKDDLEELYRLAWGGELTHINGTPIRFVSPYSAQGGSSAVAPAAGPGPAPAVNPAFLPAPRAGGAAMAVAPAAAAGRLQSRKPYLDADD; via the coding sequence ATGGCCAAGGCCGACAAGAAGGGCGACGACAAGCCGGCGGAGCGGCCGGCGGCGTTCAAGCCGCGGGGCGACAAGAAGCCGACGAAGCGGCAGGAGGCGAGCATCCACGTCATCGACAAGGCGAAGGGGATCGTGTGCGCCACCGAGCGGCGCGGGCACCCTACCCCGCAGGGCCGGTCGCCGCTGGACCTGGTGCTGGACGCCCCGGGCGGGTCGATCCCGCTGTGGGGGCCGGACACGACCCTCCGGTGGCGGTTCCGCGACGAGTCGTTCGACTACTTCGCCGACCCCGAGAAGGCGATGGAGGCGGTGCGGAAGCTGTGCTCGAAGGCGCTGCGGAAGTGGGGCGCGGCCCTGCCGGTGACGTTCACCTACGACGAGGGCCTGTGGGACTTCGAGATCGTGATGAGCGGGTCGAACAACTGCAACGCCATGGGGTGCACGCTGGCGTCGGCGTTCTTCCCCGGGAGCGGGCAGAACAAGCTGATGCTGTACCCGCGGCTGTTCGACGAGGGCCAGGACGAGATCGTGGAGACGCTGTGCCACGAGTTCGGCCACACGTTCGGCCTGCGGCACTTCTTCGCGCTGACCAGCGAGCAGGCGTGGCCGGCGAAGATCTTCGGCCGGCACGAGGAGGAGTCGATCATGAACTACGGGGTGAACAGCACGCTGACCGACGCCGACAAGGACGACCTGGAGGAACTGTACCGGCTGGCGTGGGGCGGCGAGCTGACGCACATAAACGGCACGCCGATCCGGTTCGTGTCGCCGTACAGCGCGCAGGGCGGGTCGAGCGCGGTGGCGCCGGCGGCGGGGCCGGGGCCGGCGCCGGCGGTGAACCCGGCGTTCCTGCCGGCGCCGCGGGCGGGGGGGGCGGCGATGGCGGTGGCGCCGGCGGCCGCGGCGGGCCGGCTTCAGTCGCGCAAGCCGTACCTCGACGCCGACGACTAG
- the ruvC gene encoding crossover junction endodeoxyribonuclease RuvC, with product MSPTPVPHPPRRVLGLDPGLQTTGYAVLELAPDGPKVCEAGVVRSAAGRDPADMAARVKTLYDGVCEVLDQWTPATMAVEQLYAHYDHPRTAVLMAHARGAFLLAGAQRGVPVMSYAPARVKKLITGHGRASKEQMQHAVARELNLAAPPEPHDVADALGIALCHYFASGGLGRGTRFATVTGVNQQALLGNDPDTIDDE from the coding sequence ATGTCGCCGACGCCGGTCCCGCACCCGCCGCGCCGCGTCCTCGGGCTCGACCCCGGCCTGCAGACCACCGGCTACGCCGTCCTCGAACTCGCCCCGGACGGCCCGAAGGTGTGCGAGGCCGGCGTCGTGCGGTCGGCCGCCGGCCGCGACCCTGCGGACATGGCGGCCCGCGTCAAGACGCTTTACGATGGTGTGTGTGAAGTCCTCGACCAGTGGACGCCGGCGACGATGGCGGTGGAGCAGCTGTACGCCCACTACGACCACCCCCGCACGGCCGTGCTCATGGCCCACGCCCGCGGGGCGTTCCTGCTCGCCGGCGCCCAGCGCGGCGTGCCGGTGATGAGCTACGCCCCCGCCCGCGTCAAGAAGCTGATCACCGGGCACGGCCGCGCCTCGAAGGAGCAGATGCAGCACGCCGTGGCCCGCGAGCTGAACCTGGCCGCCCCGCCCGAGCCGCACGACGTGGCCGACGCCCTCGGCATCGCCCTGTGCCACTACTTCGCGTCCGGCGGGCTCGGCCGTGGCACCCGCTTCGCCACGGTCACCGGCGTGAACCAGCAGGCGCTCCTCGGCAACGACCCGGACACGATCGACGACGAGTAA
- a CDS encoding TIGR03067 domain-containing protein — protein sequence MLRPLLTAALAALAVAAALAVAAAPADADRAALQGTWVLDAATLEGRDHADDFRGMKLTFAGDRYTIDFGPNTDKGTFTLDPTKTPRRIDVRSAEGPFKGKTLPGIYELKGDTLRLCLDGDGKADKRPAAFEAPGTTRNMLLTYRREKTK from the coding sequence ATGCTCCGCCCCCTGCTGACCGCCGCGCTCGCCGCCCTCGCGGTCGCCGCCGCCCTCGCGGTCGCCGCCGCGCCCGCCGACGCCGACCGCGCCGCCCTCCAGGGCACGTGGGTGCTCGACGCCGCCACCCTCGAAGGCCGCGACCACGCCGACGACTTCCGCGGCATGAAGCTGACCTTCGCCGGCGACCGCTACACCATCGACTTCGGCCCGAACACCGACAAGGGCACCTTCACCCTCGACCCCACGAAGACGCCGCGGCGGATCGACGTCCGCAGCGCCGAGGGGCCGTTCAAGGGGAAGACGCTCCCCGGCATCTACGAGCTGAAGGGCGACACCCTCCGCCTGTGCCTCGACGGCGACGGCAAGGCCGACAAGCGGCCCGCGGCGTTCGAGGCTCCGGGCACCACGCGTAACATGCTCCTGACGTACCGCCGCGAGAAGACCAAGTAA